CACCTTGCGGAGGGAGCCGCCGCAGTTCGGGCACTCGGTCAGCGCCGCGTCGGTGAACTTCTGCACGGCCTCGAGGTCGTGCCCGCACTCGGTGCACCGGTACTGGTAGGTAGGCATGAGCGTGCTCTCTCCGGTCTCAGGTGGATCAGGCGCCGGTGACGATACGACGCACTTAGCACTCCAGCATAACGACTGCCAACGCACCCGCGGGCCGCGGCTGCGGAGGGAGGGCGGGGACGGCCGCGGTCACTAGGCTGAGCCGGTGCGTCGCCTTCCCCGCTGGCTGTTGTTCCCCGCCATCGTCGTCGTGCTGGCGCTGGTCGTGCTGCCCTTCCTGGCCGTCAGCCTGGTCCGCGAGTCCACCCCGACGACGGAGGGCCGGCTCACCCTGCCCGGGCTGGGTGCTCCGGTCGAGGTGCTCCGTGACGCCAGCGGCGTCCCGCACGTCTACGCCGACAACCCGGAGGACCTCTTCGAGGCCCAGGGCTTCGTGGCCGCCCAGGACCGGTTCTTCGAGATGGACTTCCGCCGTCACCTGGCCGCGGGTCGGCTGGCCGAGCTGTTCGGGGAGTCGCAGGTGAGCACGGACGCCTACGTCCGCACGCTGGGCTGGCGCCGGGTGGCCGAGCAGGAGCTGCGCCTGCTGTCCTCCTCGACCCGCCGCTACCTGGACGCCTACGCGGCCGGGGTCAACGGCTACCTGCGCGAGCGGTCACCCGCCGAGCTGTCCCTCGAGTACCGCTTGCTCGGGGTCCAGGGGCTGCGCGGTGCCCCGGAGGCGTGGACGGCCGCCGACTCGCTGGCGTGGCTCAAGGTGATGGCCTGGCAGCTCGGGTCCAACCAGGACGACGAGGCCTCCCGCGGCCTGCTGAGCGCCACCCTCGGCCCCGGCCGGGTCGCCGAGCTCTACCCGCAGCACCCGCTGGAGGGCTACGACCCGATCCTCGACCGTGGCGACGTCCGCGGACGGGCCTTCGACCCGGACGCGGCGCTGGTCTCCGGTCGGCCGGCCCCGGCCGGGCTCTCCCGGGCCCAGCTGCAGGCCGCCCAGCCGGCCCTCGCCGGTGCGGCCGCGGTCGACCGGCTGCTGCCCGCCGTCCTCGGCACGGCCGACGGGGCCGGCGGCATCGGCTCCAACTCCTTCGTCGTGGCGGGCTCCCGGACGGCCAGCGGGAAGGCGCTGCTGTCCAACGACCCGCACCTGGCCACCTCCATCCCCTCGACCTTCGCCCAGGTCGGGCTGCACTGCCGCACGGTGTCGAAGGCGTGCCCGTTCGACGTCTCCGGCTTCAGCCTCGCCGCCGTGCCGGGCGTGGTGATCGGCCACAACAGCGCGGTCGCCTGGGGGATGACCACCAGCTACGCCGACGTGCAGGACCTCTACCTCGAGCAGGTCCAGGGCGACACGGTCCGCCGCGGTCCGGTGTACGAGCCGCTGGAGCAGCGCACCGAGGAGATCCGCGTCCGCGGCGAGGACCAGCCGCGCGCCCTGCGGATCCGCTCGTCGCGGCACGGGCCGCTGCTGTCCGACGTCAGCGCCGCGCTGCAGCGGGTGGGGGCGCAGCGCGGGGAGTCGGGCGGCTCGGGCTACGCCGTGTCCGTCGCCTGGGTCGGCTCCACCCCGGGCCGCACCATGGACGCGCTGCTGGGGCTCAACCGGGCCCAGGACTTCCGCCAGTTCCGGGCCGCGCTGGCGCTGCTGTCCGCGCCGTCGCAGAACTTCGTCTACGCCGACACCGCCGGGAACATCGGTTACCAGCTGCCCGGCGACCTGCCGGTCCGGGGCCGGGGCGACGGCCGGACGCCGTCCCCGGGCTGGGACGAGCGGTACGACTGGACGGGCCGGATCCCGTTCGCCCAGCTGCCCTACACCTACAACCCGCCGAGCGGCTACCTGGTGGCGGCCAACCAGCAGGTCATCGGCCGGCAGTACCCCTACCCGGTCGGCTCCGGCTACTCCTACGGCTGGCGGAGCCAGGAGATCCGCGACCGGCTGGCCGACGCGCCCCCGCTGACCCTCGACGCGGCGGAGCAGATCTTCTACGACGAGACGGTGCGGCCCGCCGCCGCTCTCGTCCCGGCCCTGCTGAAGGTGCGGGTGGCCGACCCGTGGGTCGCCGAGGGGCAGCGCACGCTCGTCGGCTGGGACTACAGCGCCTCGGCCGACTCCGCGCCCGCCGCCTTCTACAACGTCGTCGTGCACGACCTGCTCGAGCTCACCTTCCGCGACGAGCTGCCGCAGGACCAGTGGCCGCACGGCGGCGACCGGTGGTACGCCGTCCTCGACAGGCTGCTGGCCGACCCGGACAACGCCTGGTGGGACGACGTCACGACCCCGCAGGTCGAGCGGCGCGACGACATCCTGCTGGCGGCGATGACCGACGCCCGCTCCGAGATCACCTCGCTGATGTCCCGCGACCCCGACGGCTGGCGCTGGGGTCACCTGCACCAGGTGCGGCTCGAGAGCCTGACGCTCGGCCAGAGCGGCATCGCCCCGGTCGAGGCGCTGTTCAACCGAGGGCACTACCCGGTGGGCGGCGGCCCGGCCGTCGTCAACGCCCTGGGCTACGACGACCTGCTCGGGTACGGGGTGACGACGGCCCCGACGATGCGGATGCTGGTCGACCTCGGGGCGCTCGACGGGTCGCGCTGGATCAACCAGAGCGGGGTCTCCGGGCACGCGTTCGCCGAGCACTACGACGACCAGACCGAGCTGTGGGCGACCAACCAGATGCTGCCCTTCGTCAGCTCCCGGCCCGCGGTGGAGGCCGCGACGGCGGACCGGCTGGAGCTGGTGCCCGGCGGCTGAGCCCGCAGCTGCGGGAGGACGGCAGGCCGGCGGGCCTCGTCCGGTGTCGTCCTCCCGCCGCTCCCGCCCCGCCCGGAATGCGTTGGCCGACCACCCGGCCGACGGGCCTAGAATGGCGGCACAGGCAGTGATCCGGCCATCACCGGTGAGCCTCCGGAAGAACGGGCCGCCAGGCCTCACTAGAACCGGACGGGTGGGCCCGTCATCGCCTTCGACCCAGAGCGGTCGTCCTCCGGTGCACCGGCGGGCGGCAAGCGAGGTGGTACCGCGGCGGTGACGTCGTCCTCGTGCAGGCAGCAGCCCACGAGGAAGAGACGTCCCGATGACCTACCCGAAGCAGACGACCGGACCGTCGACCCCGGACCCCGTC
The window above is part of the Friedmanniella luteola genome. Proteins encoded here:
- a CDS encoding penicillin acylase family protein, giving the protein MRRLPRWLLFPAIVVVLALVVLPFLAVSLVRESTPTTEGRLTLPGLGAPVEVLRDASGVPHVYADNPEDLFEAQGFVAAQDRFFEMDFRRHLAAGRLAELFGESQVSTDAYVRTLGWRRVAEQELRLLSSSTRRYLDAYAAGVNGYLRERSPAELSLEYRLLGVQGLRGAPEAWTAADSLAWLKVMAWQLGSNQDDEASRGLLSATLGPGRVAELYPQHPLEGYDPILDRGDVRGRAFDPDAALVSGRPAPAGLSRAQLQAAQPALAGAAAVDRLLPAVLGTADGAGGIGSNSFVVAGSRTASGKALLSNDPHLATSIPSTFAQVGLHCRTVSKACPFDVSGFSLAAVPGVVIGHNSAVAWGMTTSYADVQDLYLEQVQGDTVRRGPVYEPLEQRTEEIRVRGEDQPRALRIRSSRHGPLLSDVSAALQRVGAQRGESGGSGYAVSVAWVGSTPGRTMDALLGLNRAQDFRQFRAALALLSAPSQNFVYADTAGNIGYQLPGDLPVRGRGDGRTPSPGWDERYDWTGRIPFAQLPYTYNPPSGYLVAANQQVIGRQYPYPVGSGYSYGWRSQEIRDRLADAPPLTLDAAEQIFYDETVRPAAALVPALLKVRVADPWVAEGQRTLVGWDYSASADSAPAAFYNVVVHDLLELTFRDELPQDQWPHGGDRWYAVLDRLLADPDNAWWDDVTTPQVERRDDILLAAMTDARSEITSLMSRDPDGWRWGHLHQVRLESLTLGQSGIAPVEALFNRGHYPVGGGPAVVNALGYDDLLGYGVTTAPTMRMLVDLGALDGSRWINQSGVSGHAFAEHYDDQTELWATNQMLPFVSSRPAVEAATADRLELVPGG